Sequence from the Nitrospinaceae bacterium genome:
AGAAAAACTTGTTAATCGACGCATCACACTCGTTCGCATCCTTATAGACAGAACGAGGTTGGTATTTCTGGGGCTGAATTGACCCGATATCGCAGAATACCTTACGTTCTGGCTGCAAGGGGATATTTCGAATTTGCCCGCTACCTGACCATTTAAGTGGCACAGGAGAAAAATTCTCCCACTGTTCTAGTTTACCTTTTTCATTCTCCTGCCAAATTTTTTCAAGAATAACTTCACATTGATCGGCTTGACGGCGCCCATTATTGGCTATCGTAAATCTAAAATAATAAACAAGAAAACTTATACTCCCACGCATTTCCGTTTGATGACAGTATGGTGGCCTGTGCTTGAATTCGAAAGCGAGGTCGGGAGAATAAAATTTAGACTTCCATAATTCATGAGTATAAGGTCCAAATAACGCAATAATGGCTAAAACACTTGTTGTTGCGATTAACACCCAATCGCTGGTACTTATGGAGTTTTGCATTTGAATAAAATCAAGAAGAAATTTTCTTATATCCTGCAAAAACTCCAAATAAAGAGGTTCAGTAGTTGTTTCCATATTTCTTTATCCAATAGTTCATTGATTTTTCAAAAAATCCAATTCCACAATTTTCGTACAGTATTCCATTTTTTTGTTCGATTCATCAATGAATTGTCTAGTCCATCTCCCCCGTTGAATCCTTCTATGCAAAATGTTACCATAAGTTCCTCTATTTGAAGACGTTACCGGTCTGCTGTTTCCCCTTGAATTTATGAGCGATAAATCCGCACCGCTCAGGTTTTATGGAAAAAATCGTGTTTAACATTTCCCTGTTCAGCTATCTGGGCGCTTCCCTGGGTTATTTCGTCTATCTGGTGTACCGCAAGCCCGTGGTTTCGACGATTGCCACGGCCACGGTCGGGACGGGCCTGCTGGCCCACACGGTCTGGCTCGCATTGCGCTCGATGCAAACCGGACACGGACCCTACACCACGACGTTTGAGATCGCCATGTTTTTTTCCTGGATGACCGTGGTGGTCTATTTTCTGATAGAATGGAAGTATAAAATCAAGGACTTGGGGGCTTTTGTCCTTCCGGTGGCGTTTCTGGCCCTGCTGTTTTCGGTATTTTTGTCGAAGGATGTGGCCCTGGTGGAGGAATCGGAAACCTTCTGGCTGACCCTGCACCGCACCCTTTCGGTCATAGGATATGCGGCTTTCAGCATCGCATTTGCCGGGGCGATCATGTATCTTATTCAGGAAAATCAGGTCAAATCGAAGAAGCTGGGCATCATGTATTTCCG
This genomic interval carries:
- a CDS encoding c-type cytochrome biogenesis protein CcsB, translating into MEKIVFNISLFSYLGASLGYFVYLVYRKPVVSTIATATVGTGLLAHTVWLALRSMQTGHGPYTTTFEIAMFFSWMTVVVYFLIEWKYKIKDLGAFVLPVAFLALLFSVFLSKDVALVEESETFWLTLHRTLSVIGYAAFSIAFAGAIMYLIQENQVKSKKLGIMYFRMPSLEALDKLNDKVITIGFPLFTLGFMTGPLWKAKMDQELFAWDITKTWPLVIVWIIYGAIFFGRLFAGVRGKKAAQGAVLGFVMVVFTYFLHV